In Mus musculus strain C57BL/6J chromosome 9, GRCm38.p6 C57BL/6J, one genomic interval encodes:
- the Lsmem2 gene encoding leucine-rich single-pass membrane protein 2 has product MPEETLEDTVLPMQNQRNRGALAPNHVQEVRLHRVESISDLHSGGSLRPCLVEEAQAWEELLGVLPPSLCTQAGCSPVCGRGGFLLLLVLLVFTCLALATVAVYLSVLQSESLRVLAHTLRTQEETLLKLRLASLSQLRRLNSSEARAPS; this is encoded by the exons ACACCGTGTTGCCAATGCAGAACCAGAGGAACAGGGGAGCACTGGCTCCTAACCACGTGCAGGAGGTGCGTCTGCACCGAGTGGAGTCCATCAGTGACCTACACAGCGGAG GCTCACTACGACCCTGTCTGGTGGAGGAGGCACAGGCATGGGAGGAGCTTCTGGGTGTCTTACCACCATCGCTGTGCACCCAAGCTGGTTGCAGCCCTGTGTGTGGCCGTGGGGGCTTCCTTCTGCTGCTGGTACTGCTGGTGTTCACCTGCCTGGCGCTGGCCACCGTGGCTGTCTATCTAAGTG TGCTGCAGAGCGAATCCCTGAGGGTGTTGGCTCACACACTGCGCACACAAGAGGAGACTCTGCTCAAATTGCGTCTGGCTAGCCTCAGCCAGCTAAGAAGGCTCAACTCCAGTGAGGCTCGGGCACCCAGCTGA
- the Lsmem2 gene encoding leucine-rich single-pass membrane protein 2 isoform X2 has translation MALWTPDGLEDTVLPMQNQRNRGALAPNHVQEVRLHRVESISDLHSGGSLRPCLVEEAQAWEELLGVLPPSLCTQAGCSPVCGRGGFLLLLVLLVFTCLALATVAVYLSVLQSESLRVLAHTLRTQEETLLKLRLASLSQLRRLNSSEARAPS, from the exons ACACCGTGTTGCCAATGCAGAACCAGAGGAACAGGGGAGCACTGGCTCCTAACCACGTGCAGGAGGTGCGTCTGCACCGAGTGGAGTCCATCAGTGACCTACACAGCGGAG GCTCACTACGACCCTGTCTGGTGGAGGAGGCACAGGCATGGGAGGAGCTTCTGGGTGTCTTACCACCATCGCTGTGCACCCAAGCTGGTTGCAGCCCTGTGTGTGGCCGTGGGGGCTTCCTTCTGCTGCTGGTACTGCTGGTGTTCACCTGCCTGGCGCTGGCCACCGTGGCTGTCTATCTAAGTG TGCTGCAGAGCGAATCCCTGAGGGTGTTGGCTCACACACTGCGCACACAAGAGGAGACTCTGCTCAAATTGCGTCTGGCTAGCCTCAGCCAGCTAAGAAGGCTCAACTCCAGTGAGGCTCGGGCACCCAGCTGA